The segment ACCAGCGAGTGATACTGTAGCGAGGGATCTATAATGGGCGCAAAAGACGTTAAACCAACTCGATCAGAACTCATTGAGCTGAAGAAGAAGATCAAGCTCTCAGAAGGTGGCCACAAGCTGCTGAAAATGAAGAGAGATGGACTTATCCTTGAGTTCTTTGATATCTTAAGCAAGGCAAAGGATGTACGCTCAGAGTTGGATGCTGCCTATGAAAAGGCCAATGAGAAGATCGGTATCGCAGAATCTGTGGAAGGCAGGATAACTGTCAAATCCACAGCATTTGCAATGAAAGATGCACCACAGATCGAGCTCGAAAGCCACAACATCATGGGCGTAGTAGTGCCAAAGATCGAATCCTCAAGTGTGCGTAAACCCATAAACAAGCGTGGATACGGAATTCTCGGAACAAGCTCTTACATTGATGAAGCCGTCGATTCATATGAAGTCCTGGTTGAAAAGATCATTCTGGCAGCAGAGATCGAAACAACCATGAAGAAACTACTTGATGATATCGAGAAGACAAAGAGGCGTGTCAATGCACTTGAGTTCAAGGTCATACCTGACCTGCAGGAATCAATGAGTTTCATAAGACTCCGTCTTGAAGAGATGGAAAGAGAAAACACGTTCCGCTTGAAGAGGATCAAAGCATAAGGCTTTCTCATGCAGAACAAAGCCTCTGATCGGCCAAACCTGGCCGACAGACTTTTTTTTATTTTAACACAGCCCGAGAATCTGGCTCGCATATTGAGATGGGCATGGATAGTTTCACTTGGGATGCTTGTTCTTGGATATATTTTGATATATTTTAACCTTAAGTCTTACATAAACCTGTGAGTAGTGAAGTTTAAGTTAATGCAAATAACATAGACACATCACTATCATTATAATCAGTAAGCCTTAAATAAAAATCAAACATATAATAACCAGAGCTATGCAAATGTAACAAAATCGTTGTATCTTCTAAGGACCATAAAGAGCTTATTTACAAGCTCAAAGAATCCGGAGAGCAACTACATTAAACTCAAAAGTTGGTCTGTAATGAGTGAACTAGCGTGGGGAAATAAAAAGGAAAAGGAAGATACATCTCCCTTTGATACCGAAGACACTGGTTTTCTGTTAAATAAAGCCGTTATCCCGATAGCCGATCCTAAAAGTAATGATCATGCTACTATTACGGATAGTAATATCCATATCAATCCAGTAGACCTCCAAGGTTCCAGACCAGAAATATTAACCATCGATGGAATAGAGAATCGAAACCTGGAATCTGTTGATACTGACACATCTTTTCTTTTAAAATTTGAAAAGGACCCAGCTGATCTGGAAAAAATGAACAGTGCTCAAAAGAATATCAATGAAGGTCTTCTTAATGGAATCATTGCTACAGCCAATGAAGAAATTGTTCCTGAGAAGATCACCAGCTCAAAGAAAAGATCTTTACCATTGTTTGAACCAGACCTTCCAACAGAAGATACCATCAACAGCTCATTTTTACCTTATGAGAATCAAGCATCTCTTAATAAAGAT is part of the Methanococcoides orientis genome and harbors:
- a CDS encoding V-type ATP synthase subunit D; protein product: MGAKDVKPTRSELIELKKKIKLSEGGHKLLKMKRDGLILEFFDILSKAKDVRSELDAAYEKANEKIGIAESVEGRITVKSTAFAMKDAPQIELESHNIMGVVVPKIESSSVRKPINKRGYGILGTSSYIDEAVDSYEVLVEKIILAAEIETTMKKLLDDIEKTKRRVNALEFKVIPDLQESMSFIRLRLEEMERENTFRLKRIKA